Proteins from one Fusobacterium perfoetens genomic window:
- the glyA gene encoding serine hydroxymethyltransferase has translation MKKLEKLFETDREIFEAIENERKRQNEGIELIASENFVSEAVLEACGSIMTNKYAEGYPDKRYYGGCSFVDVAEKLAIERAKELFNVKYVNVQPHSGSQANMGVYKALINIGDVILGMKLDHGGHLTHGKNVNFSGKDYKVYSYSVSKETELIDYDEVERLAFEVKPKIIVAGASAYARVIDFKRFREIADKVGAYLMVDMAHIAGLVATGEHPSPVPYADVVTTTTHKTLRGPRGGVIMTNNEEIAKKINKTIFPGIQGGPLMHIIAGKAVAFKEALSPSFKEYQHQVVTNAKVLAKVLEQGGLRVVSGGTDNHMVLIDVKANKGLTGAEVEKALEIAGITVNKNGIPYDTEKPMVTSGIRIGSPAMTTRGMKEKEMEEIANFILRVVDNINNESELLKIREEVRELCLKFPLYE, from the coding sequence ATGAAAAAATTAGAAAAACTTTTTGAAACAGATAGAGAGATATTTGAAGCAATAGAAAATGAAAGAAAAAGACAAAATGAGGGGATAGAACTTATAGCCTCAGAAAACTTTGTATCAGAAGCTGTGTTAGAAGCTTGTGGTAGTATAATGACAAATAAATATGCAGAAGGATATCCAGATAAAAGATATTATGGTGGTTGCTCATTTGTTGACGTAGCTGAAAAATTAGCTATTGAGAGAGCAAAAGAACTTTTTAATGTAAAATATGTGAATGTACAACCTCATTCAGGTTCACAAGCAAATATGGGAGTTTATAAAGCTTTAATAAATATAGGAGATGTTATACTTGGAATGAAACTTGACCACGGAGGACATCTTACTCACGGAAAAAATGTAAACTTTTCTGGTAAAGATTATAAAGTTTATTCTTATAGCGTATCAAAAGAAACTGAATTAATAGATTATGACGAAGTTGAAAGATTAGCTTTTGAAGTAAAACCAAAAATAATTGTTGCTGGAGCAAGTGCTTATGCAAGAGTTATAGATTTCAAAAGATTTAGAGAGATAGCTGATAAAGTTGGAGCTTATTTAATGGTGGATATGGCTCACATTGCTGGACTTGTAGCTACAGGAGAACACCCAAGCCCAGTTCCTTATGCAGATGTTGTTACAACTACAACTCACAAAACTTTAAGAGGACCTCGTGGTGGAGTTATAATGACAAATAATGAGGAGATTGCGAAAAAAATAAATAAAACAATCTTCCCGGGAATCCAAGGAGGACCTTTAATGCACATTATAGCTGGTAAAGCTGTGGCATTTAAAGAGGCATTATCTCCAAGTTTCAAAGAATATCAGCATCAAGTTGTAACAAATGCTAAAGTTTTAGCAAAAGTTTTAGAACAAGGTGGCTTAAGAGTTGTAAGTGGTGGAACTGATAACCATATGGTCTTAATAGATGTAAAAGCAAATAAAGGTTTAACAGGGGCAGAAGTTGAAAAAGCTTTAGAAATAGCTGGAATAACTGTTAATAAAAATGGAATCCCTTATGACACTGAAAAACCAATGGTTACAAGTGGTATAAGAATTGGTTCACCTGCTATGACTACTAGAGGAATGAAAGAAAAAGAGATGGAAGAGATAGCAAACTTTATTTTA